The following are encoded in a window of Staphylospora marina genomic DNA:
- a CDS encoding O-antigen ligase family protein, whose protein sequence is MSDDRRSWVNRLTRLLYWSILLSPFLPPVALAAVGAATVATHRGKWPFFSWPEKIWVGFMLLSLVSWAFNPSWFWWIPIGIIPGVMFALYYLLSVWMRETVRWTWQEVQDMYLRFWLGGFYVAFIVIIQQIDWAPLNETLLGPLLDVYDKFRWQAENSVRSVGTSGNSNLAAALLICFALMSIHALSVLPKRWQKAGAFLGFLVFCAAIWCTGSRGAWVGLVIGLIVQIWMTGHRVRTVVITLGILIAVSLFPEIIPRKDTLASTIQARVEVWSTALEIFREHWLLGTLPLHFGQIFAKKAGFYVYHAHNIFLGIATEYGIIGLLLFLTLIVETIRRARRWRKAANAREEKRLAGMLLSQTIALLGHGMYDYPIIAPQVGLLFMLSVIMIHTQYERRILQRPQWSDDSHHPPDSRTYSRTASSMLLLLWGQLRQEWQKRTG, encoded by the coding sequence TTGAGCGATGACCGTCGATCTTGGGTGAACCGGCTGACCCGTCTGCTGTACTGGTCGATCCTGCTGTCCCCGTTTCTTCCGCCCGTGGCTCTCGCGGCGGTGGGGGCGGCCACGGTTGCGACACACCGGGGCAAGTGGCCTTTCTTTTCATGGCCGGAAAAAATTTGGGTCGGCTTCATGCTCCTTTCTTTGGTCAGTTGGGCGTTCAATCCTTCCTGGTTCTGGTGGATCCCGATCGGAATCATTCCCGGCGTCATGTTTGCTCTTTATTATCTGTTGTCCGTATGGATGCGGGAAACGGTCCGATGGACCTGGCAGGAAGTGCAGGACATGTATCTGCGCTTCTGGCTGGGCGGGTTTTATGTGGCTTTCATCGTGATCATCCAACAGATCGATTGGGCGCCGCTCAACGAAACGTTGCTCGGCCCGCTGCTCGATGTTTACGACAAGTTCCGGTGGCAGGCGGAAAATTCGGTGCGGAGTGTGGGAACTTCCGGCAATTCCAATCTTGCCGCCGCCCTGCTCATCTGTTTTGCGCTGATGAGCATCCATGCCTTGTCCGTCTTGCCAAAACGTTGGCAAAAAGCGGGGGCTTTCCTCGGATTTCTGGTGTTCTGCGCGGCCATCTGGTGTACGGGCTCACGGGGAGCGTGGGTCGGTCTGGTGATCGGGTTGATCGTCCAAATCTGGATGACGGGTCACCGGGTCCGGACGGTCGTGATCACGCTTGGCATCTTGATCGCCGTCTCCCTTTTTCCGGAGATCATTCCGCGCAAGGATACGTTGGCCAGCACCATCCAGGCCCGGGTGGAGGTATGGTCGACCGCGCTGGAGATTTTCAGGGAGCATTGGCTGCTCGGAACCCTTCCGCTGCACTTCGGCCAGATTTTCGCGAAAAAGGCCGGATTTTATGTGTACCATGCTCACAACATCTTTCTCGGGATCGCGACGGAATACGGAATCATCGGTTTGTTGCTCTTCCTGACCCTCATCGTGGAGACGATCCGTCGGGCCAGACGCTGGAGAAAAGCGGCCAATGCCCGGGAAGAAAAGCGTCTCGCCGGGATGCTTTTGTCCCAGACGATCGCTCTATTGGGACATGGCATGTACGATTACCCCATCATTGCACCTCAGGTCGGACTTCTGTTCATGCTCAGCGTGATCATGATCCACACTCAGTACGAAAGACGAATCCTGCAAAGACCCCAGTGGAGCGACGATTCGCACCATCCTCCGGACTCCCGGACGTATTCCCGTACGGCTTCCTCGATGCTGCTGCTTTTGTGGGGACAACTCCGGCAGGAGTGGCAAAAACGGACGGGATGA
- a CDS encoding 3D domain-containing protein has protein sequence MKPSIRIAGTALAVLLLAVPTGAKGEAASPSQASVRIEVKKGDTLYSIARRYGSTVNEIADINGIENPSLIRIGQVLTVPKKTSASKQVRTESSDGKEAAVPAVSLPALSRGKDLGLFTLTAYTAGPESTGKRPGDPAYGITSSGAMVTEGYTIAVDPEVIPIGSRVYIEGIGYRIAQDTGSKIKGKRIDVYMSDLEAAKQFGVRKNVRVELVD, from the coding sequence GTGAAACCATCCATCAGGATCGCCGGAACGGCGCTTGCCGTTCTGCTGTTGGCCGTGCCGACGGGAGCCAAGGGGGAAGCGGCCTCACCCTCGCAGGCTTCCGTCCGGATCGAAGTGAAAAAAGGAGACACGTTGTATTCGATCGCCCGTCGGTACGGAAGCACCGTCAATGAAATCGCCGACATCAACGGAATCGAAAACCCTTCCCTCATCCGGATCGGTCAGGTGCTGACCGTTCCGAAAAAAACGTCCGCTTCCAAGCAAGTCCGAACCGAATCCTCCGACGGGAAGGAAGCAGCCGTCCCGGCTGTTTCCTTGCCGGCCCTCAGCCGGGGCAAGGACTTGGGGCTGTTTACGCTGACCGCCTACACGGCGGGCCCTGAATCCACCGGTAAACGTCCCGGTGATCCCGCCTACGGCATCACGTCCAGCGGGGCGATGGTGACGGAGGGGTACACCATCGCCGTGGATCCGGAAGTGATTCCGATCGGTTCCCGGGTGTACATCGAAGGCATCGGTTACCGCATTGCCCAGGACACCGGTTCGAAGATCAAAGGAAAGCGAATCGACGTTTACATGTCTGATCTGGAAGCCGCGAAACAATTCGGCGTCAGGAAAAATGTCAGGGTGGAGTTGGTGGACTGA
- a CDS encoding DNA-3-methyladenine glycosylase family protein, which yields MRFTLKPDVPYSFEKTVRRLKQFEKTMWVRKEDALARAIRGKRGPLLVTVRNAADDAGLVAEVSGPVADGEEELLKKLVARMFGLDVDLTPFYEKLDDHPVLGPVIRERHGLQIVQDPTVYECLVKTVISQQLNLSFAGTLVRRLVERAGEHLEIGGETFPVFPSPEQVARLQPKDLQALQFNRRKAEYVIDISRMVTDGKLDLEGLRDLPDGEVFERLLPIRGVGRWTVECVLLFGLGRPDLLPAADIGLRNALRKLYGMDAQPDEQTVRRLGEEWAPFRSHATCYLWDSLG from the coding sequence ATGCGATTCACGTTGAAACCGGATGTTCCCTACTCATTCGAAAAAACGGTGCGACGCCTGAAACAGTTTGAAAAAACGATGTGGGTCCGGAAGGAGGACGCGCTTGCCAGAGCGATACGGGGAAAACGGGGCCCTTTGTTGGTGACGGTTCGAAACGCTGCCGATGATGCCGGTCTTGTCGCGGAAGTGTCCGGACCGGTGGCGGACGGGGAGGAGGAGCTGTTGAAGAAGCTGGTGGCCCGCATGTTCGGGCTGGATGTGGATCTGACTCCCTTTTACGAAAAACTGGACGATCACCCGGTGCTGGGGCCGGTGATCCGGGAACGACACGGGTTGCAGATCGTTCAGGATCCCACGGTGTACGAATGCCTGGTCAAAACCGTCATCAGCCAGCAGCTCAATCTCTCGTTTGCCGGTACGCTCGTCCGGCGATTGGTGGAGCGGGCCGGCGAACACCTCGAGATCGGGGGCGAAACATTTCCGGTTTTCCCTTCGCCGGAACAAGTCGCCCGACTGCAGCCGAAAGACCTGCAAGCGTTGCAATTCAACCGGCGCAAGGCGGAATACGTGATCGACATCTCCAGGATGGTGACGGACGGCAAGCTGGACCTGGAAGGGCTCCGGGATTTGCCCGACGGGGAAGTGTTTGAGAGGCTGCTGCCGATTCGCGGAGTGGGGCGTTGGACGGTCGAATGCGTCCTTCTTTTCGGGCTCGGCCGTCCGGACCTTCTTCCGGCGGCGGACATCGGCTTGAGAAACGCCCTCAGGAAGTTGTACGGCATGGACGCGCAACCGGATGAACAAACGGTTCGCCGCCTGGGGGAGGAATGGGCTCCCTTCCGCAGTCATGCCACCTGTTATTTGTGGGATTCTCTGGGGTGA
- a CDS encoding mechanosensitive ion channel family protein, translating to MNGQQPTSDTVESRMAAAQEFALQTKSLITRVIEDPVSYVVLPVAEITLIIVLTMVLLRFVDRLIDKIFDISPIETKKANTLRKLIKSIARYSIYFVSVLTLLINLGFDPLPVLAGAGILGLAIGFGAQNLVRDVITGFFMIFEGQLEVGDIVEINGQIMGTVEEVGLRITKIREFNQRLHYIANGNIQQVTNYNRDRMRAIVKATVPYEADLSLVQRSLEEVCERINGKYADSIIEPANVLGVTRIDQTGVEFTFTAVCDPEAYWALEREMRKETVLVLHAQGLEIGYPRSVILHDSLRLDNRTKEPVTN from the coding sequence TTGAACGGACAGCAACCGACCTCGGACACCGTGGAAAGCCGGATGGCGGCTGCACAGGAATTCGCTTTGCAAACCAAATCGCTCATCACCCGGGTTATCGAGGATCCCGTTTCATACGTCGTTCTTCCCGTCGCGGAAATCACGTTGATCATCGTGTTGACCATGGTCCTGCTCCGTTTCGTGGACCGGTTGATCGACAAGATTTTCGACATCAGCCCGATTGAAACCAAAAAAGCCAACACGCTCAGAAAACTGATCAAATCCATCGCCCGTTACTCGATTTACTTTGTCTCGGTGCTGACGCTGCTCATCAACCTGGGCTTTGATCCCCTGCCCGTTCTGGCGGGTGCCGGGATTCTGGGTCTGGCCATCGGCTTCGGTGCGCAAAACCTGGTTCGTGACGTGATCACCGGCTTTTTCATGATCTTCGAAGGACAACTGGAAGTGGGGGACATCGTCGAAATCAACGGACAGATCATGGGAACGGTGGAAGAAGTGGGGCTGCGCATCACCAAAATCCGTGAATTCAACCAGCGGCTGCACTATATCGCCAACGGCAACATCCAACAGGTCACCAACTACAATCGCGACAGAATGCGAGCAATCGTGAAGGCCACCGTGCCCTACGAAGCGGATTTGTCCCTCGTCCAACGCTCCCTGGAAGAAGTGTGCGAACGCATCAACGGGAAGTACGCCGACTCCATCATTGAACCGGCGAACGTGTTGGGGGTGACCCGGATCGATCAAACCGGCGTGGAATTCACGTTCACGGCGGTCTGCGATCCGGAAGCTTACTGGGCGCTGGAGCGGGAAATGCGAAAAGAAACCGTTCTTGTGCTGCATGCACAAGGCCTCGAAATCGGATACCCGCGGAGCGTCATCCTTCACGATTCCCTTCGCCTAGACAACCGGACCAAAGAGCCCGTCACAAACTGA
- a CDS encoding metal-dependent hydrolase: MDTATHFVMGLGLFGLAQLDPAVTESVQTTQAVLLGTVVGSEIPDLDTLYRLKGKAAYIRNHRGWSHSIPMLVIWPSVITAALVSFIPGASWLHVWLWTFVAVFIHVFIDVFNVYGTQALRPFSRQWIALHTLNIFDPFIFSAHLVALFLWWFFPDRAVVIFPSLYVVITMYVIHRFLVRSRLVSLVRGQEGAPRRVTVTPTARFRTWNVIAEWPDRVKLGEIRNETLQWTGEMSTEDLGHPAVEASRQAESIRAFLSLTSYGYPRVYRRPFGYEVRWLDVRYHHKKHFPFVAVALLDHDLKPFHSFVGWMKEEQLEKKIRHLVS, translated from the coding sequence ATGGATACGGCTACCCACTTTGTCATGGGGCTGGGGTTGTTCGGCCTCGCCCAGCTCGACCCCGCAGTGACGGAGAGTGTGCAAACGACACAGGCTGTTTTGCTGGGAACGGTCGTCGGCTCGGAGATTCCCGATCTGGACACCCTGTACCGGTTGAAGGGAAAAGCCGCATACATCCGGAATCACCGGGGATGGTCCCATTCGATTCCGATGCTGGTGATCTGGCCCTCGGTCATCACGGCCGCTCTCGTTTCTTTCATCCCCGGGGCCTCCTGGCTCCATGTCTGGCTCTGGACGTTTGTCGCCGTCTTCATTCATGTGTTCATCGATGTGTTCAACGTTTACGGAACCCAGGCTCTCAGGCCGTTTTCCCGTCAATGGATCGCCCTCCATACGCTCAACATCTTCGACCCATTCATTTTCTCGGCACATCTTGTCGCCCTGTTTCTGTGGTGGTTCTTTCCGGACCGGGCCGTCGTCATTTTTCCGTCCTTGTATGTCGTCATCACGATGTATGTGATTCACCGCTTCCTGGTCCGTTCCCGTCTGGTGAGCCTGGTGCGCGGACAGGAAGGCGCCCCGAGGCGGGTGACCGTCACCCCCACGGCACGCTTCAGGACCTGGAACGTGATCGCGGAATGGCCCGATCGGGTGAAACTCGGTGAAATCCGCAATGAAACCCTGCAGTGGACAGGGGAGATGAGCACGGAAGATCTGGGGCATCCGGCCGTGGAAGCATCCCGCCAGGCGGAGTCCATCCGTGCCTTCCTGTCCCTCACGTCGTACGGATATCCCCGGGTCTACCGTCGCCCGTTCGGATATGAGGTCCGGTGGCTGGACGTCCGTTATCATCACAAAAAACATTTTCCTTTCGTGGCGGTGGCCCTCCTGGATCACGACTTGAAACCTTTTCACTCTTTTGTCGGATGGATGAAAGAGGAGCAGTTGGAAAAAAAGATCCGCCATCTGGTATCATAA
- a CDS encoding antibiotic biosynthesis monooxygenase, whose translation MWTVFVEYTVLDEKMEAYHRIVPEIREITAAMGGVIRHRILKAVDQPGKFVEVIHVSSEEDARRVLSARTSGTHPRTEELFKNGCRGWLFASMDETRE comes from the coding sequence ATGTGGACCGTGTTTGTGGAATACACCGTCCTTGATGAGAAAATGGAAGCTTATCACAGGATCGTTCCCGAAATCAGGGAGATCACCGCAGCCATGGGCGGCGTGATTCGTCACCGGATTTTGAAAGCCGTGGATCAACCGGGAAAGTTCGTGGAAGTGATCCACGTGTCTTCCGAGGAAGACGCACGACGGGTATTGTCTGCCCGCACAAGCGGAACCCATCCCCGGACGGAGGAACTTTTCAAAAACGGGTGCCGTGGATGGCTGTTTGCGTCGATGGATGAAACCCGTGAGTGA